The window ACCATACTTAAACCAACGAATTTTTTATTCATTTCTTATTTACCTAGCAGAACGCCTAATATTTTTAAAGATACTCTTTTGCTAATTTTAAATTGTCTAGTAACAGTTTTCGGTTTGGTTCTGGTACGGCGGGATTAAATAATAATTCGACGCAAAGATCATGACAAAGCTGGTAATTGCCCACCGAATTCGCACTTATAGCCAGTTCCTCTTTAGCTTTCCATTCATAAACAGAGTGATCCACAAAAAGAATATCTTTACTAAGGGGAATGTTTGCCGCCACAGTTGCATAAATATAAGCCAGTCTGGCTTTATTGTGGTGGCGTAATTGACGCGCTAAATGATAAAGACTTTCCGCTCGTTGTGGGCGATATTCATAAGTGGACAGCAATAAATTTTGTATCTCATTGAGTGAAGCATTTAATTCAATTTTTAATAAAGCGATTTGAAGGAATGAATAATAGACTTCTTCAGACCACCCCCCAAGATTAGCTCGAATTGCATACCATTCAATGGCTTTTTCATACATATCAGCATCACGATAAGATTGTGCGGTATAAAACGCATAGCGATCTTTAAGATCTTCATCTTCTTGAGAGTAAAAGGCTTTTTCTAACACTTGAGCATCGTGAAAATATTTTTGTGGATTGTTGCTACGAGCACCAAAACGCCCACTAATCACATAATAGTCACCAAAGATTTTTTGTTCCACAACTGTTTTTTTACGTTGTTCAACAAATTCATGCAATACGCCACGCCAATAGAATGACCCATCATTACGAAACATAAGTGTTCGGAAATAAACATTTGCACCAGTTACGCTATTTGCCATGCGTAGATAATAGCGATCACTTGTTAGCTCTTCAGGTAATACAAAATTTCCCTCAAAGCGGTCGTCTGCATCAAAGATGAATACATAATCTGTTTTTCCTTGTGCATGTTGTAACGCACAGTTTCGATTATGGGCAAAGTTAACCCATTCATCGTGGTGAATTTCGCCTTGAATGCCTTTTTCAGCAAAGAACTTTTCGATAATTTCTGCGGTATTATCATCAGAGCCCGTATCACTAATGACATAATAGTCGAGGGGAACATGAGCAATAATGTTCTCTAATGTATCTCGGATGATGGCAGATTCATTTTTGACAATCATATTTAAACAGATTGTTTTTTTAT is drawn from Haemophilus parainfluenzae and contains these coding sequences:
- a CDS encoding glycosyltransferase, coding for MSQRTDKKTICLNMIVKNESAIIRDTLENIIAHVPLDYYVISDTGSDDNTAEIIEKFFAEKGIQGEIHHDEWVNFAHNRNCALQHAQGKTDYVFIFDADDRFEGNFVLPEELTSDRYYLRMANSVTGANVYFRTLMFRNDGSFYWRGVLHEFVEQRKKTVVEQKIFGDYYVISGRFGARSNNPQKYFHDAQVLEKAFYSQEDEDLKDRYAFYTAQSYRDADMYEKAIEWYAIRANLGGWSEEVYYSFLQIALLKIELNASLNEIQNLLLSTYEYRPQRAESLYHLARQLRHHNKARLAYIYATVAANIPLSKDILFVDHSVYEWKAKEELAISANSVGNYQLCHDLCVELLFNPAVPEPNRKLLLDNLKLAKEYL